Proteins from a single region of Candidatus Hinthialibacter antarcticus:
- a CDS encoding type II secretion system F family protein, producing the protein MPLYRYRALTAEGRPVNGSLSAPERNDAVAQLRTQGVRPIEVVEQSKTGPKVASTSAPRRGRVKQNDIQVFTAQLAALLRAGIVLSQALSILEEQTESAAMSAILHDVREDIHGGASLSDALAKYPRQFPELYCSMIRVGESGGVLEIVLKQLATFMEKEQALRSSIMTALAYPTLVVMVGIGSIGVLVTFVIPRLGAVFADFGSKLPFLTAALIGLSDWVLRWGWLALIVMLGTGYALRRYVDTDAGRENYDRLKENFPLLGSMMVKAQIARFSRTMGTLVKSGIPVLSALNLVVSTTSSSILSKALQEVCEKVKRGEGLSTPLKQTGFFPPMVTNLIAVGEQSGSLDEMLFQVADTFDAEVEQAIKRFITLFEPIVIILMALGVGSVLFAFLLPIMNISEMIQ; encoded by the coding sequence ATGCCGCTGTATCGCTATCGCGCATTGACTGCTGAAGGCCGTCCGGTAAACGGCAGCCTCTCTGCGCCTGAACGCAACGACGCCGTCGCGCAATTGCGCACCCAGGGCGTCCGCCCGATTGAGGTCGTCGAACAATCCAAAACGGGGCCGAAAGTTGCATCGACGTCTGCGCCCAGGCGGGGCCGGGTCAAACAAAATGACATCCAGGTTTTCACGGCGCAGCTCGCGGCGTTGTTACGCGCAGGCATCGTCCTCTCGCAAGCGCTTTCGATCTTAGAAGAACAAACCGAAAGCGCCGCCATGAGCGCAATTCTACATGACGTTCGTGAAGATATTCACGGCGGGGCCAGCTTGTCGGACGCGTTGGCAAAATACCCACGCCAATTTCCCGAATTGTATTGCAGCATGATCCGCGTCGGCGAATCGGGCGGCGTGTTAGAAATTGTCCTCAAACAGCTCGCCACGTTTATGGAAAAAGAACAAGCGTTGCGGTCAAGCATTATGACCGCGCTGGCCTACCCCACGCTGGTGGTCATGGTCGGTATCGGCTCCATCGGCGTACTGGTTACATTTGTGATTCCCCGCCTGGGCGCGGTGTTCGCCGACTTCGGCTCGAAACTGCCATTTCTGACGGCGGCGTTGATCGGGCTGAGCGATTGGGTGCTGCGCTGGGGATGGCTTGCGTTAATTGTTATGCTTGGAACCGGCTATGCGCTGCGCCGCTACGTCGATACTGACGCCGGACGCGAAAACTACGACCGCCTCAAAGAGAATTTCCCATTACTCGGCAGCATGATGGTGAAAGCGCAAATCGCCCGCTTCTCCCGCACCATGGGAACTCTCGTCAAAAGCGGCATCCCTGTTTTGAGTGCGCTCAATCTGGTGGTCTCCACCACCAGTAGCAGCATTCTGTCGAAAGCGCTTCAAGAGGTGTGCGAAAAAGTCAAACGCGGCGAAGGCCTGTCAACGCCGTTGAAGCAGACGGGATTTTTCCCGCCGATGGTAACCAACCTGATCGCGGTCGGCGAGCAGTCGGGCAGCCTGGACGAGATGTTGTTTCAAGTCGCCGACACCTTCGACGCCGAAGTTGAACAAGCCATTAAACGGTTTATTACCTTATTTGAACCCATCGTCATCATCTTGATGGCGCTAGGCGTCGGCAGCGTTCTGTTTGCGTTCCTGCTGCCAATTATGAATATCAGTGAAATGATTCAATGA
- a CDS encoding tetratricopeptide repeat protein, whose protein sequence is MSAKIDHKELQRRLKEDELQVFWQQFIGNARRFYEKSGRQLLMGIGVVLVAIIGWYLWGMKASADFQAAQLTFATGVTLAQNEQYEPALEQFNSLLQSHPGASVTTYARLMRGRCFVELEDYDRALQEYQQALSSAKSNADKDLIRVAIVQAQRSLGNADAALKEIETLEANAKADDFTFYLAYLKGGCYEELDQTDKAIQAYQSISKDSVWNSFALERLDWLEAEATAPLQ, encoded by the coding sequence ATGTCAGCGAAGATTGACCACAAAGAACTCCAGCGGCGCCTCAAAGAAGATGAACTGCAAGTGTTTTGGCAGCAATTCATTGGTAACGCACGCCGCTTCTATGAGAAGTCTGGACGCCAACTTTTAATGGGAATTGGCGTTGTCTTGGTAGCCATTATTGGCTGGTACCTATGGGGGATGAAAGCGTCCGCCGATTTTCAAGCGGCGCAGTTGACGTTTGCGACTGGCGTTACTCTGGCCCAGAACGAGCAATATGAGCCTGCGCTTGAACAATTCAATTCATTGCTGCAGAGCCACCCTGGCGCTTCGGTAACGACGTACGCCCGTTTGATGCGCGGCAGGTGTTTTGTCGAATTGGAAGATTACGACCGCGCGTTGCAGGAATATCAACAAGCGTTGTCGTCAGCGAAATCGAATGCGGATAAGGATTTGATCCGCGTGGCGATTGTGCAAGCGCAGCGCAGCCTGGGCAATGCCGACGCGGCGTTGAAAGAGATTGAAACCTTAGAAGCCAACGCCAAGGCGGATGATTTTACGTTTTACCTCGCCTATCTAAAGGGCGGCTGTTATGAAGAACTCGACCAGACCGACAAAGCGATTCAAGCCTATCAGTCGATCTCAAAAGATTCCGTCTGGAACAGTTTTGCCTTAGAGCGCTTAGATTGGCTCGAAGCAGAAGCCACCGCGCCGCTTCAATAA
- a CDS encoding DUF423 domain-containing protein, whose translation MERIFALTGAIFGFLGVGFGAFGAHALKDKLDPYFLDVFEVGVRYQMYHALALLFVAWAASRAPGLAVQIAGWGFILGTLIFSGSLYILALSGIRWLGAITPIGGVGFLVGWAALLVAFIKMR comes from the coding sequence ATGGAACGGATTTTTGCATTGACGGGCGCTATTTTTGGCTTTTTGGGCGTTGGTTTCGGCGCGTTTGGCGCACACGCGCTCAAGGATAAATTAGACCCGTATTTTCTCGATGTGTTTGAAGTCGGCGTCCGTTATCAGATGTATCACGCGCTGGCATTGTTGTTTGTTGCCTGGGCGGCCTCGCGGGCGCCCGGCCTCGCGGTGCAAATCGCGGGGTGGGGTTTCATTCTAGGGACGCTCATTTTCTCTGGTAGTTTGTATATTCTCGCGCTGAGCGGCATCCGCTGGTTGGGCGCGATTACTCCCATTGGCGGCGTTGGGTTTTTGGTTGGCTGGGCTGCGTTGCTGGTTGCGTTCATTAAAATGAGATAA
- a CDS encoding zinc ribbon domain-containing protein, whose protein sequence is MPIFEFQCTKCNHQFEELVFNRDDTPLCPSCGNEKVAKQLSTFGVNAGNSSPCGSESCPMPEAPACGGGGCPSCM, encoded by the coding sequence ATGCCGATTTTTGAATTTCAGTGTACGAAATGTAACCATCAGTTTGAAGAACTCGTGTTCAATCGTGACGATACCCCCCTTTGCCCATCATGCGGCAATGAAAAAGTGGCGAAGCAACTCTCTACGTTTGGCGTAAACGCAGGCAATTCCAGCCCCTGCGGCAGCGAATCCTGCCCCATGCCCGAAGCCCCGGCTTGCGGGGGCGGCGGTTGCCCGTCGTGCATGTAA
- a CDS encoding ATPase, T2SS/T4P/T4SS family — MNSSELYSLLIESGLLTHEQALSVKEEQAETGDAPDEIVLRRHWVEEEALLDELSKAYGVPWQEIPEKAPHAAINAVPAEFALRHCVLPIYKNNGQLTVAAMDPSELQVFDDLRMLSGCEIQVVLARKKALLENIERYFGASIEKMIANLSSGDDDLNLVNPENIADLQELAREPTVVNLVNLIIFQAVEEGASDIHVEPFENDLVVRYRIDGMLQEQPPPPKHLQSAIISRIKIMSEMDIAERYTPQDGHIRLRLGERELDFRVSTIPTVHGESVVMRILDKTNILIDITDLGFFSDTRSSFELLLRRTHGIILVTGPTGSGKTTTLYAALNQIKTPKMKIITIEDPVEYDLQGISQMNVNAKRGLTFANGLRSIVRQDPDIIMVGEIRDFETAEIAIRSALTGHLVFSTLHTNNAAGSISRLIDMGVEPYLISSSLVGVLAQRLVRRNCPHCRAPYEPDHELLSLVGDSLPNGVSAQRGTGCEYCRNQGFKGRSGLFELLMITDPVRELINTRTSSNVIQQTAKLKTLREYGWEKVIAGETTVEEVVRVTEEEEFTDLNL, encoded by the coding sequence ATGAATTCATCGGAACTCTACTCGCTCCTTATAGAGAGCGGTCTGCTTACGCATGAGCAAGCGCTAAGCGTAAAAGAAGAACAAGCCGAGACTGGCGACGCGCCGGACGAAATTGTGTTGCGTCGGCATTGGGTCGAAGAAGAAGCCTTGCTGGATGAACTCAGCAAAGCGTACGGCGTACCCTGGCAGGAAATTCCTGAAAAAGCGCCGCACGCCGCAATCAATGCCGTCCCTGCGGAATTTGCGCTGCGGCATTGCGTTCTTCCCATCTATAAAAATAATGGCCAACTCACCGTCGCGGCGATGGACCCGAGCGAACTGCAAGTCTTCGACGACCTGCGGATGCTGTCCGGCTGTGAGATTCAGGTTGTGCTCGCCCGAAAAAAAGCGCTGCTGGAAAATATCGAACGCTATTTTGGCGCCAGCATTGAGAAGATGATCGCAAACCTGAGTTCGGGAGACGATGATCTAAATTTGGTCAACCCGGAAAACATCGCTGACTTGCAAGAACTCGCCCGCGAACCGACCGTCGTTAACCTGGTCAACCTGATTATTTTTCAAGCAGTGGAAGAAGGCGCCAGCGATATTCACGTGGAGCCGTTTGAAAACGACTTGGTGGTGCGCTACCGCATCGACGGGATGCTGCAAGAGCAGCCGCCGCCGCCCAAACACCTGCAATCGGCGATCATTTCACGTATCAAGATCATGTCAGAAATGGACATCGCCGAACGCTACACCCCGCAAGACGGCCACATCCGGCTACGACTGGGCGAACGCGAGTTGGACTTCCGCGTCTCCACCATCCCCACCGTTCACGGGGAAAGCGTGGTCATGCGTATTTTAGACAAAACGAATATCTTGATTGATATTACCGACCTGGGTTTCTTTTCAGACACCCGCAGCAGTTTTGAATTGTTGCTACGCCGTACGCACGGCATCATTCTCGTCACCGGGCCGACCGGCTCCGGCAAAACCACGACGCTCTACGCCGCGTTGAACCAGATCAAAACGCCCAAGATGAAGATCATCACCATCGAAGACCCGGTTGAATACGACTTGCAGGGCATCAGCCAGATGAATGTCAACGCCAAACGCGGCCTGACCTTCGCCAATGGATTACGTTCGATCGTTCGCCAGGACCCCGACATTATCATGGTGGGTGAGATCCGCGATTTTGAAACCGCTGAAATCGCCATCCGTTCCGCGCTGACCGGGCACCTGGTGTTTAGTACGCTGCACACCAACAACGCTGCGGGTTCTATTTCACGTTTGATCGACATGGGCGTGGAGCCTTACTTGATCTCATCTTCGTTAGTCGGCGTACTCGCGCAACGGTTGGTGCGGCGCAATTGCCCGCATTGCCGGGCGCCGTATGAACCCGACCATGAATTGCTGTCGCTGGTGGGCGATTCGCTGCCCAACGGCGTCTCCGCCCAACGCGGGACCGGCTGCGAATATTGCCGCAACCAGGGCTTCAAAGGCCGCTCCGGCTTATTTGAACTGCTGATGATTACAGACCCGGTTCGGGAACTCATTAACACCCGCACTTCGTCTAACGTAATTCAACAAACGGCAAAATTAAAAACGCTGCGCGAATACGGTTGGGAAAAAGTCATCGCGGGCGAGACCACCGTCGAAGAGGTTGTCCGGGTGACGGAAGAAGAAGAATTCACAGACCTGAATCTTTAG
- a CDS encoding divalent metal cation transporter, whose protein sequence is MNLTPPPIEFERQQIVDARKKGPLSLFGVYARLSGPGWLQSAMTLGGGSLASSLYLGVLGGFSLLWLQPMAVFLGIVMLGAIGYVTLSIGERPFGAIKNHINPVLAWGWALAALLANMVWAMPQYSLANAVVQQNLLPNVFGAEGTLGDFWGKVAITLFVLVATTMITFLYDNKGFGVKVYEWMLKGMVVMIVACFFGVVMRLTFSEEGLDWSGVLAGFIPTFNHFWKPDISFSPLLDQLSESARAYWSAVIVNKQQDVMVAATANAVGINMTFLLPYSMLSRGWDKDFRGLSIFDLFTGMMIPFVVVTGFVIIASSSQFHMKPAQGLLDKQGNVIADSSHRQFGQYDDLLKGRLARVSESEVQIIPAERMLAATLVKRDAADLSQALTPLTGDTVANWVFGLGVLGMTLSSITLMMLISGFVICEIFNFPHGGWQHRLGCMAAATGTLGPFIWSGKTLFWLAVPTSVFNYTLLPLAYITFFIMMNSKRLLGENIPRGMNRVVWNTLMGTATVLTTIGAVWQVSAKAGIYGIIAIIVFTIVVLFGFTLRKPENYNSTPKVSE, encoded by the coding sequence ATGAACTTGACTCCACCCCCGATTGAATTTGAACGCCAACAAATCGTTGACGCGCGAAAAAAAGGCCCGCTAAGCCTGTTTGGCGTGTATGCAAGGTTGTCCGGCCCCGGCTGGCTGCAAAGCGCGATGACCCTGGGCGGTGGTTCGCTCGCGAGCAGTTTGTATTTGGGCGTTTTGGGCGGTTTCAGTCTGCTGTGGCTGCAACCGATGGCGGTGTTTCTCGGCATCGTCATGTTGGGGGCGATTGGTTACGTCACGCTCTCAATTGGCGAACGCCCCTTTGGCGCCATCAAAAACCATATCAACCCCGTCTTAGCCTGGGGATGGGCGCTGGCGGCGCTATTGGCCAACATGGTTTGGGCGATGCCGCAGTATTCACTTGCGAACGCCGTCGTCCAGCAAAACCTTTTGCCGAATGTATTCGGCGCGGAAGGGACGCTTGGCGACTTTTGGGGCAAGGTTGCGATTACGCTCTTTGTGTTGGTTGCGACAACCATGATTACATTTCTCTATGATAACAAAGGCTTCGGCGTAAAAGTCTATGAATGGATGCTGAAGGGCATGGTGGTGATGATCGTCGCCTGTTTCTTTGGCGTGGTGATGCGATTGACGTTTTCTGAAGAAGGCTTGGATTGGAGCGGGGTACTAGCCGGATTCATCCCCACCTTCAACCATTTTTGGAAGCCAGACATCAGTTTTTCTCCGCTGCTCGATCAATTGAGCGAATCGGCCCGCGCCTATTGGAGCGCTGTCATCGTCAACAAACAACAAGACGTGATGGTCGCTGCGACCGCCAACGCAGTCGGCATCAACATGACTTTCCTTCTACCCTACTCGATGCTTTCACGCGGGTGGGACAAGGATTTTCGCGGGCTTTCCATTTTTGATTTGTTTACAGGAATGATGATTCCATTCGTGGTGGTGACTGGTTTTGTCATTATCGCATCATCAAGCCAGTTTCACATGAAACCTGCACAAGGTCTGCTCGATAAGCAAGGCAACGTCATCGCCGATTCGAGCCACCGCCAGTTTGGTCAATATGACGATTTGTTAAAAGGCCGCTTGGCGCGGGTATCCGAATCAGAGGTACAGATCATCCCCGCCGAGCGCATGCTGGCCGCCACGTTAGTGAAACGCGACGCCGCCGACTTATCACAGGCGCTCACCCCGCTCACTGGAGATACCGTCGCCAACTGGGTGTTTGGACTTGGCGTTCTGGGCATGACGCTCTCCTCGATCACGTTAATGATGTTGATTTCGGGCTTTGTTATTTGTGAAATTTTTAATTTCCCGCATGGCGGCTGGCAGCATCGGCTGGGCTGCATGGCAGCGGCGACCGGAACCTTGGGGCCGTTTATCTGGTCAGGCAAGACGCTGTTCTGGCTGGCAGTGCCGACTTCGGTATTTAACTATACATTGTTGCCACTGGCGTACATCACCTTCTTTATTATGATGAACTCCAAGCGCTTGTTGGGTGAGAACATCCCGCGCGGCATGAACCGGGTGGTTTGGAACACGCTGATGGGAACAGCGACTGTGTTAACAACCATCGGCGCTGTTTGGCAAGTTTCCGCTAAAGCGGGAATCTATGGAATCATTGCAATTATCGTATTCACAATTGTTGTCTTATTTGGATTCACATTACGCAAGCCGGAAAATTACAACTCAACGCCGAAGGTGAGCGAGTAA
- a CDS encoding prepilin-type N-terminal cleavage/methylation domain-containing protein: MSKHTCRKNAFTLIELLIVVAIIGILAAIAVPNFLNAQIRAKVARTVSDMKTISTGLQMYELDNNALPPCNKARVAGSGDYFHPNDIRLYRLTTPVSYLSSIPLDPFAGENTADFAQWGNGYDYVNSYQDHDTDTWRASGAWGYMWRLNAWGPDGVNGWGGQRTGSCPNGKPDFVYHTSNGLTSVGDILWVGSKDGHQNVDCTITNGV, from the coding sequence ATGAGCAAGCATACCTGTAGGAAAAATGCGTTTACCCTGATTGAACTTCTCATCGTCGTCGCCATCATCGGCATCCTTGCTGCAATTGCCGTCCCCAATTTTTTGAATGCGCAAATCCGCGCAAAAGTCGCCCGCACCGTTTCAGATATGAAAACGATTTCAACTGGATTGCAAATGTATGAATTGGACAACAATGCGTTGCCGCCATGCAACAAAGCCCGCGTTGCGGGAAGCGGCGATTACTTCCACCCAAACGATATTCGTTTATATCGTTTGACGACCCCGGTGTCGTATCTTTCATCCATTCCATTAGACCCGTTTGCCGGAGAGAACACGGCTGATTTTGCTCAATGGGGAAATGGATACGATTATGTTAATTCATATCAGGATCATGATACAGATACTTGGCGCGCTTCCGGCGCCTGGGGCTATATGTGGCGTCTTAACGCATGGGGCCCTGACGGCGTAAATGGTTGGGGCGGACAACGCACGGGCAGTTGCCCTAATGGCAAACCCGATTTTGTCTACCACACATCCAATGGGCTAACCAGCGTTGGCGACATTCTTTGGGTCGGCTCCAAAGATGGGCACCAGAACGTCGACTGCACCATCACCAACGGCGTATAA